One genomic segment of Nocardia spumae includes these proteins:
- a CDS encoding PPOX class F420-dependent oxidoreductase: MDNPFGQAGTASYVLLTTFRADGSAVATPVWAALDDSRLYVWTETNSWKVKRLRRNPELTVQPCSVSGKPRGEIVRGTGEVLDESGSDRVRTLIKRKYSIMGWLTVTGSVLRRGREGTIGIEITAAAD, from the coding sequence GTGGACAATCCTTTCGGGCAGGCCGGCACCGCGAGCTACGTACTGCTGACGACCTTCCGCGCCGACGGCAGCGCGGTCGCGACCCCGGTGTGGGCCGCGCTGGACGACTCCCGGCTGTATGTCTGGACCGAGACCAACAGCTGGAAGGTCAAGCGGCTGCGCCGCAATCCGGAACTCACCGTGCAGCCGTGCAGCGTGTCGGGCAAACCACGTGGCGAGATCGTCCGGGGCACCGGCGAGGTGCTCGACGAATCGGGCAGCGACCGGGTCCGGACGTTGATCAAGCGCAAATACTCGATCATGGGCTGGCTGACCGTCACCGGCAGTGTGCTGCGGCGCGGCCGCGAGGGCACCATCGGCATCGAAATCACCGCCGCCGCCGACTGA
- a CDS encoding PPOX class F420-dependent oxidoreductase: MTWNDLAQQKYVLLTTYKKDGTPVGTPVWVAPDGDELVVWTNPKTGKVKRLRRNAAVTLRACDSRGRPTGSEASAATARILDTAGTEHVRDLIAGKYGLIGTVLIRGHTLIRGKNASVGLAITAA, from the coding sequence ATGACCTGGAACGATCTCGCACAGCAGAAGTACGTGCTGCTCACGACCTACAAGAAGGACGGCACTCCGGTCGGCACCCCGGTCTGGGTGGCCCCCGACGGCGATGAGCTGGTGGTGTGGACCAATCCGAAGACCGGAAAGGTCAAACGCCTGCGCCGCAACGCCGCGGTGACCCTGCGGGCCTGCGACAGTCGCGGCCGCCCCACCGGATCGGAGGCCAGCGCCGCGACGGCCCGTATCCTCGACACCGCGGGTACCGAGCATGTCCGCGATCTGATCGCGGGTAAATACGGACTGATCGGTACCGTGCTCATTCGCGGGCACACACTGATTCGCGGGAAGAACGCCTCGGTCGGTCTGGCGATCACGGCCGCCTAG
- the cobN gene encoding cobaltochelatase subunit CobN, with translation MILLLSTSDTDLLSARASGADYRLANPARLLVEDLPGLLRDVELIVVRILGGRRAWEEGLDALRASGIALVALGGEMAPDAELMECSTVPGGVAADAHNYLAAGGPGNLRQLHNFLSDTVLLTGHGFEPPVQLPSWGELERVRETVADNDSRLADTTPTVAVLYYRAQHLAGNTAYVEALCAALERAGARPLPLYCASLRNAEPELLATLRGVDALVVTVLAAGGTKPATASAGGDDEAWDIGALADLDVPILQGLCLTSGRAQWEDNDDGLSPLDVATQVAVPEFDGRIITVPFSFKEFDADGLSAYVPDPERAARVAGIAVRHARLRHLPAARRRIALMLSAYPTKHARIGNAVGLDTPASAIRLLTEMRTAGYELGAPGDVPGLEERDGDALIHALIAAGGQDRDWLSAEQLEGNPIRIGARQYSAWFATLPEQLRTAVVEAWGPPPGELFVDRSADPDGEIVIAALRFGNIVLLVQPPRGFGENPVAIYHDPDLPPSHHYLAVYRWLSATVEEGGFGADAMVHLGKHGNLEWLPGKTLGMSAACGTDAALGDLPLVYPFLVNDPGEGTQAKRRAHATLVDHLIPPMARAETYGDIARLEQLLDEHANISALDPAKLPAIRQQIWTLMRAAKMDHDLGLDERPDEESFDDMLLHVDGWLCEIKDVQIRDGLHVLGSAPVGEGELDLVLAMLRARQLWGGEVAVPGLREALGLDESGDESRERVDAVEERARRVLAALQAADWSPEVVEELVARHEPEVSRPDTLAAVLRFAATEVVPRLRQTGVEIARILHALDGGFIPAGPSGSPLRGLINVLPTGRNFYSVDPKAVPSRLAWETGQAMADSLLERYRADHGEYPRSVGLSVWGTSAMRTSGDDIAEVFALLGVRPVWDEASRRVTRLEVIDPAELGRPRIDVTVRISGFFRDAFPHVLALLDDAVRLVAELDEPAESNYVRAHTDADLADHGDRRRATTRIFGSKPGTYGAGLLQLIDSKSWRTDDDLAQVYTAWGGYAYGRDLDGAPAADDMRAAYRRIAVAAKNTDTREHDIADSDDYFQYHGGMVAAVRALTGTNPEAYIGDSTRPDAVRTRTLSEETTRVFRSRVVNPRWLEAMRRHGYKGAFEMAATVDYLFGYDATTNVVADWMYEKLSESYVFDEVNRKFMTESNPWALHGIAERLLEAAERTLWEAPRPETLDRLRQIYLETEGELE, from the coding sequence GTGATCCTGCTGCTGTCCACCTCCGACACCGATCTGCTGTCCGCGCGTGCCAGCGGTGCCGACTACCGGCTGGCCAACCCGGCCCGGCTGCTGGTCGAGGATCTGCCCGGCCTGCTGCGCGATGTCGAGCTGATCGTGGTGCGGATCCTGGGTGGGCGCCGCGCCTGGGAAGAGGGGCTGGACGCCCTGCGGGCCAGTGGGATCGCGCTCGTGGCCCTCGGCGGTGAGATGGCTCCCGACGCCGAGCTGATGGAATGCTCCACGGTCCCCGGCGGTGTCGCCGCCGACGCGCACAACTACCTGGCCGCGGGCGGGCCCGGCAATCTGCGTCAGCTGCACAACTTCCTGTCCGATACCGTCCTGCTCACCGGTCACGGCTTCGAACCGCCGGTGCAACTGCCGTCCTGGGGTGAGCTCGAGCGGGTGCGGGAGACCGTGGCCGACAACGACTCTCGTCTGGCGGACACCACGCCGACGGTGGCGGTGCTGTACTACCGCGCGCAGCATCTGGCCGGGAACACCGCCTATGTGGAGGCCCTGTGCGCCGCGCTCGAGCGGGCGGGCGCCCGGCCGTTGCCGCTGTACTGCGCCTCGCTGCGCAACGCCGAACCCGAACTGCTGGCGACACTGCGCGGCGTGGACGCGCTCGTGGTGACGGTGCTGGCGGCGGGCGGTACCAAGCCCGCGACCGCCTCCGCCGGTGGTGACGACGAGGCGTGGGATATCGGCGCGCTGGCCGATCTGGATGTGCCGATTCTGCAGGGGTTGTGCCTGACCAGTGGTCGAGCGCAGTGGGAGGACAACGACGACGGCCTGTCGCCGCTGGATGTGGCGACCCAGGTCGCGGTGCCGGAATTCGACGGTCGCATCATCACGGTGCCGTTCTCGTTCAAGGAATTCGATGCCGACGGGCTGTCGGCCTATGTGCCGGACCCGGAGCGGGCGGCGCGGGTCGCCGGAATCGCGGTGCGCCACGCGCGATTGCGTCATCTGCCGGCCGCGCGGCGCCGGATCGCGTTGATGCTGTCGGCGTATCCGACCAAACATGCCCGCATCGGCAACGCGGTCGGACTCGACACCCCGGCCAGTGCCATCCGCCTGCTGACCGAGATGCGCACGGCCGGATACGAACTCGGCGCACCGGGTGATGTGCCGGGTCTCGAGGAGCGCGACGGCGATGCGCTCATCCACGCGCTGATCGCGGCCGGCGGCCAGGATCGGGACTGGTTGAGCGCGGAACAGTTGGAGGGCAACCCGATTCGCATCGGAGCCCGGCAGTACTCGGCCTGGTTCGCCACCCTGCCGGAGCAACTGCGCACGGCCGTCGTCGAGGCGTGGGGGCCGCCACCGGGGGAGTTGTTCGTCGACCGCTCCGCCGACCCCGACGGCGAGATCGTCATCGCCGCACTGCGTTTCGGCAATATCGTGCTGCTGGTGCAGCCGCCGCGCGGATTCGGGGAGAATCCGGTCGCGATCTATCACGATCCGGATCTGCCACCCAGCCACCACTATCTGGCCGTGTACCGCTGGTTGTCGGCCACCGTCGAGGAGGGTGGGTTCGGCGCCGACGCGATGGTGCATCTGGGCAAGCACGGCAACCTGGAGTGGCTGCCCGGCAAGACACTGGGCATGTCCGCGGCCTGCGGGACCGACGCCGCACTCGGTGACCTGCCGCTGGTGTATCCGTTCCTGGTCAACGATCCCGGCGAGGGCACGCAGGCCAAGCGCCGGGCGCACGCCACCCTGGTCGATCACCTGATTCCGCCGATGGCGCGGGCGGAAACCTACGGCGATATCGCCCGTCTGGAACAACTGCTCGACGAGCACGCCAACATCTCCGCCCTGGATCCGGCCAAACTGCCCGCGATCCGCCAGCAGATCTGGACGCTGATGCGGGCCGCGAAGATGGACCACGATCTGGGTCTGGACGAACGGCCCGACGAGGAATCCTTCGACGACATGCTGCTGCATGTCGACGGCTGGCTGTGCGAGATCAAGGACGTGCAGATTCGCGACGGCCTGCATGTGCTGGGCAGCGCGCCGGTCGGTGAGGGCGAGCTCGACCTGGTGCTGGCCATGTTGCGTGCCCGCCAGCTGTGGGGCGGCGAGGTCGCGGTGCCGGGGCTGCGCGAGGCACTGGGCCTCGACGAATCCGGGGACGAGTCCCGCGAGCGTGTCGACGCGGTCGAGGAGCGAGCCCGGCGCGTGCTCGCGGCGCTGCAGGCGGCGGACTGGTCGCCCGAGGTGGTCGAGGAGCTGGTGGCCCGGCACGAACCGGAGGTATCGCGCCCGGACACGCTCGCGGCGGTACTGCGTTTCGCCGCCACCGAGGTCGTGCCGCGACTGCGGCAGACCGGGGTCGAGATCGCGCGGATCCTGCACGCGCTCGATGGTGGTTTCATTCCGGCGGGGCCGAGTGGCTCACCCCTGCGTGGGTTGATCAATGTGCTGCCGACCGGACGCAACTTCTACTCGGTGGACCCGAAGGCGGTACCGTCGCGGCTGGCCTGGGAAACCGGTCAGGCCATGGCGGATTCCTTGCTCGAACGCTATCGCGCCGATCACGGTGAGTACCCGCGATCGGTGGGGCTGTCGGTCTGGGGCACCTCGGCCATGCGTACCTCCGGTGACGATATCGCCGAGGTGTTCGCACTGCTGGGCGTACGCCCGGTCTGGGACGAGGCCAGCCGTCGCGTCACCCGCCTGGAAGTGATCGACCCGGCCGAGCTGGGCCGCCCGCGCATCGATGTCACGGTGCGCATCTCCGGCTTCTTCCGCGACGCGTTCCCGCACGTGCTCGCGCTGCTCGACGACGCGGTACGCCTCGTGGCCGAGCTGGACGAGCCCGCGGAGTCGAATTACGTTCGCGCGCACACCGATGCGGATCTCGCCGACCACGGTGACCGGCGGCGGGCCACCACTCGCATCTTCGGGTCCAAGCCCGGCACCTACGGCGCCGGACTGCTACAGCTGATCGACTCCAAGAGCTGGCGCACCGACGACGATCTGGCCCAGGTGTACACCGCGTGGGGCGGGTACGCCTACGGCCGGGATCTGGACGGCGCCCCCGCCGCCGACGATATGCGTGCCGCCTACCGTCGGATCGCGGTCGCGGCGAAGAACACCGACACCCGCGAGCACGACATCGCCGATTCTGACGACTACTTCCAGTACCACGGCGGTATGGTCGCCGCGGTCCGGGCGCTGACCGGCACGAATCCGGAAGCCTATATCGGCGACAGCACTCGTCCCGACGCGGTGCGCACCCGCACGCTGTCGGAGGAGACCACCCGGGTGTTCCGATCGCGGGTGGTCAATCCGCGCTGGCTCGAGGCGATGCGCCGGCACGGCTACAAGGGCGCGTTCGAGATGGCGGCCACGGTCGACTACCTGTTCGGTTACGACGCCACCACCAATGTGGTTGCCGACTGGATGTACGAAAAGCTGTCCGAGAGCTACGTTTTCGACGAGGTGAACCGCAAGTTCATGACCGAGTCGAATCCGTGGGCGCTGCACGGCATCGCCGAGCGGTTGCTCGAGGCCGCCGAACGCACGTTGTGGGAGGCTCCGCGGCCCGAGACGCTGGACCGGCTGCGCCAGATCTATCTGGAGACCGAGGGCGAGCTGGAGTAG
- the cobG gene encoding precorrin-3B synthase, with translation MTRSVPDSCPGVLRLHRAADGPLARIRLPGGALTPDQLRTLAAAASDLGNGSIELTSRGNVQLRQMHDATALAQRLEQADLLPAPSHERVRNIVASPLSGRIGGVGDVRPLAADLDAGLRAEPALADLPGRVLFTLDDGRGDISGLGGDIGVHATGGGEYALVLAGADTGARVRVHDAVSTVLAAAHSFQRLRGEQWRLREVEDGPARVLAELGLTPATKPLEFAVHHDIPIGWLPQADDRVALGAAVPLGALPARTAEFVAAVEHPIVVTPWRSLVLADLDEWTAEQVVRVLAPMGLVFDAASPWLQVSACAGRPGCAKSLTDVRADAGAAVISGRVLADGESVSDSSGIDADEVVAAGRQHWSGCERRCGRPAGAVTDVVAEPGGYHIIGPATRR, from the coding sequence ATGACTCGTTCCGTCCCCGACTCCTGCCCCGGTGTGCTGCGCCTGCACCGCGCCGCCGACGGTCCGCTGGCCCGGATCCGGCTGCCCGGCGGCGCGCTGACCCCCGATCAGTTGCGGACGCTGGCGGCCGCGGCGAGCGACCTCGGCAACGGCAGCATCGAGCTGACCTCGCGCGGCAATGTGCAACTGCGGCAGATGCACGACGCGACGGCTCTGGCCCAGCGGCTCGAGCAGGCGGATCTGCTGCCCGCCCCCAGCCACGAGCGCGTTCGCAATATCGTCGCCTCCCCGCTGTCGGGGCGGATCGGCGGTGTCGGCGATGTGCGTCCGTTGGCCGCGGATCTCGATGCGGGCCTGCGGGCCGAACCGGCGCTCGCCGATCTGCCCGGGCGCGTGCTGTTCACCCTCGACGACGGTCGCGGCGATATCAGCGGGCTGGGTGGCGATATCGGCGTGCACGCCACCGGCGGCGGGGAGTACGCACTGGTGCTGGCCGGCGCCGACACCGGCGCACGCGTCCGCGTGCACGACGCGGTGTCGACCGTGCTCGCGGCGGCGCACAGTTTCCAGCGCCTGCGCGGTGAGCAGTGGCGGCTACGGGAAGTCGAGGACGGGCCGGCCCGGGTCCTCGCCGAACTCGGGCTCACCCCGGCGACGAAGCCTTTGGAATTCGCTGTCCACCATGATATTCCGATCGGATGGCTGCCGCAGGCCGACGATCGGGTGGCACTGGGCGCGGCGGTCCCGCTCGGCGCGCTGCCCGCGCGCACCGCGGAATTCGTGGCGGCGGTGGAACATCCGATCGTCGTCACGCCGTGGCGCAGCCTGGTGCTCGCCGATCTCGACGAGTGGACCGCCGAACAGGTGGTGCGGGTGCTCGCGCCCATGGGCCTGGTCTTCGACGCCGCATCGCCGTGGCTGCAGGTGTCCGCCTGCGCGGGGCGTCCCGGCTGCGCGAAATCGCTGACCGATGTGCGAGCCGACGCCGGCGCGGCCGTCATATCCGGCCGGGTGCTCGCGGACGGCGAATCGGTGTCCGATTCGAGCGGAATCGATGCCGACGAGGTCGTCGCGGCGGGCCGCCAGCATTGGTCCGGTTGTGAGCGGCGCTGTGGACGGCCGGCAGGCGCGGTCACCGATGTGGTCGCCGAACCGGGCGGCTATCACATCATCGGGCCCGCCACGCGGCGCTGA
- a CDS encoding precorrin-8X methylmutase, translating into MSDVRTSYLTDGAEIYRRSFATIRAEADLARFPDDVAQVVVRMIHACGQVDLTTDISHTAQVVAAARAALRAGAPILCDATMVASGVTRKRLPADNEVLCLLADPRVPDLAQRMGNTRSAAALELWRDRLDGAVVAIGNAPTALFHLLDMLDAGAPRPAAILGIPVGFIGAAESKQALAEFGGVEYLTVHGRRGGSAITAAALNAIASERE; encoded by the coding sequence ATGTCCGACGTGCGTACCAGCTACCTCACCGACGGTGCCGAGATCTATCGGCGCTCGTTCGCGACCATCCGGGCCGAGGCCGATCTGGCCCGGTTCCCGGACGATGTCGCACAGGTCGTGGTGCGCATGATCCACGCCTGCGGCCAGGTGGATCTGACCACCGATATCTCGCACACCGCGCAGGTCGTGGCCGCGGCACGCGCGGCGCTGCGCGCCGGCGCCCCGATCCTGTGCGACGCCACGATGGTCGCCTCCGGTGTCACCCGCAAGCGGCTACCGGCCGACAACGAGGTGCTGTGCCTGCTCGCCGATCCGCGGGTGCCCGATCTCGCGCAGCGGATGGGCAACACGAGATCGGCCGCGGCACTGGAGTTGTGGCGTGACCGGCTCGACGGCGCGGTGGTCGCGATCGGCAACGCCCCCACCGCCCTGTTCCATCTGCTCGACATGCTCGACGCGGGCGCGCCCCGCCCGGCCGCGATCCTGGGCATCCCGGTCGGCTTCATCGGCGCCGCCGAATCCAAACAGGCCCTGGCCGAATTCGGCGGCGTCGAATACCTCACCGTGCACGGCCGGCGCGGTGGCAGCGCGATCACCGCCGCCGCCCTCAACGCGATCGCGAGTGAGCGGGAATGA
- the cobJ gene encoding precorrin-3B C(17)-methyltransferase → MSDTQRPAAASAPGKLWGVGLGPGDPELVTVKAARIIENADVIAFHSARHGRSISRSIAAPYMRPGQLEEHLVYPVTTETTDHPGGYQGAIDEFYERAAEVLATHLAAGRTVALLAAGDPLFYSSYMHMHRRLADRFPAEIIPGITSVSAASAALGTPLVEGEQVLTVLPGTMPPDQLAARLADTDAAAIMKLGRTYPGVRQALSDSGRLADAYYVERASTGRQRILPAAEVSDADVPYFAITIVPGPAPTTEIPFTDGHIAAETTAAPADCADVPSTTGEVVVIGLGPGSPQWTTPEVTRALAAATDIVGYSTYVDRVPVRPGQRRHLSDNRVESERAAMALDLAKSGARVVVVSSGDPGVFAMAAAVVEESADPQWRDVPVRVLPGVTAASAVAARIGAPLGHDFAMISLSDRLKPWDTVAQRISAVARADMAIAIYNPASTQRRWQVAAMRDLLLEHRDPQTPVVLGRDVGGPEESVRVTTLTELNPDDIDMRTLLIIGASTTATVDTPHGTRVYTSRRYGAERHPSPVSADR, encoded by the coding sequence ATGAGCGACACACAGCGACCCGCAGCGGCATCGGCGCCCGGCAAACTGTGGGGTGTGGGGCTGGGACCGGGCGATCCGGAACTGGTGACGGTGAAAGCCGCCAGGATCATCGAGAACGCCGATGTCATCGCCTTCCACAGCGCTCGCCACGGTCGCAGCATCTCCCGATCGATCGCGGCACCGTATATGCGGCCCGGCCAGCTCGAGGAACATCTCGTCTATCCGGTCACCACCGAGACCACCGATCATCCCGGCGGCTATCAGGGTGCGATCGACGAGTTCTACGAACGCGCGGCCGAGGTCCTGGCCACCCACCTGGCCGCGGGCCGCACGGTGGCCCTGCTGGCGGCCGGTGATCCCCTCTTCTACAGCTCCTACATGCATATGCATCGCCGGCTGGCCGACCGATTCCCGGCGGAGATCATTCCGGGGATCACCTCGGTGAGTGCCGCGTCGGCGGCTCTCGGCACCCCGCTGGTGGAGGGTGAGCAGGTGCTGACGGTCCTGCCGGGGACCATGCCGCCCGATCAGCTCGCGGCCCGGCTCGCCGACACCGACGCCGCGGCGATCATGAAACTCGGCCGGACCTATCCCGGTGTGCGGCAAGCACTGTCGGATTCGGGCCGACTCGCCGACGCCTACTATGTGGAACGCGCCAGCACCGGGCGGCAGCGGATCCTGCCCGCCGCCGAGGTCTCCGACGCCGATGTCCCCTACTTCGCCATCACCATCGTGCCCGGCCCGGCGCCGACCACCGAGATTCCGTTCACCGATGGCCACATCGCAGCGGAAACGACCGCGGCACCGGCGGATTGCGCGGATGTCCCGTCCACGACGGGCGAGGTGGTGGTGATCGGGCTGGGCCCCGGATCGCCGCAGTGGACCACCCCGGAGGTCACCCGCGCGCTCGCGGCGGCCACCGATATCGTCGGCTACAGCACCTATGTCGACCGGGTACCGGTGCGCCCCGGCCAGCGCCGCCACCTCAGCGACAATCGAGTCGAATCCGAACGTGCCGCGATGGCTTTGGATCTGGCGAAATCGGGGGCGCGAGTGGTGGTCGTGTCCTCCGGCGATCCGGGCGTATTCGCGATGGCCGCCGCTGTCGTGGAGGAGTCGGCGGATCCGCAGTGGCGCGATGTGCCCGTGCGGGTGCTGCCCGGGGTGACGGCCGCCAGTGCGGTCGCCGCGCGGATCGGCGCACCCCTGGGCCACGACTTCGCGATGATCTCGCTGTCGGACCGGCTCAAGCCGTGGGACACCGTGGCACAGCGGATTTCGGCGGTCGCGCGCGCCGATATGGCGATCGCGATCTACAACCCCGCTTCCACGCAGCGCCGATGGCAGGTCGCGGCCATGCGGGACCTGTTGCTCGAACACCGCGATCCGCAGACCCCGGTCGTCCTCGGCCGCGATGTGGGCGGGCCGGAGGAATCGGTGCGGGTCACCACTCTCACCGAGCTGAACCCCGACGACATCGATATGCGCACCCTGTTGATCATCGGCGCCTCCACCACCGCGACCGTCGACACCCCGCACGGCACCAGGGTCTACACCTCGCGCCGGTACGGGGCCGAACGCCACCCGTCACCGGTATCGGCCGACCGCTGA
- a CDS encoding cobalt-precorrin-6A reductase gives MTSKVLILGGTREARELAAIAGGEREFEIVSSLAGRVREPVLPEGQVRIGGFGGTAGLRKWLTDNDIDAVVDATHPFAGTISAHAVAAARSVGVPILHLRRPGWSPEPGDRWIRVPDLTAAARAAAEHGRIFLTIGRQGVAHFAGLSESWFLIRAIDPPAGPVPPRHRLLLSRGPFTVARELELLREHRIDALVTKDSGGDLTVAKLTAARAHDIPVIVVDRPPTPEGADRADTVAAAWEWLRGR, from the coding sequence GTGACATCGAAGGTACTGATACTGGGCGGTACCCGGGAGGCCCGGGAGCTCGCCGCGATCGCCGGCGGAGAGCGAGAATTCGAGATCGTCTCTTCGCTCGCCGGACGAGTGCGCGAACCCGTACTGCCCGAGGGACAGGTCCGCATCGGCGGATTCGGCGGCACCGCCGGGCTGCGGAAGTGGCTGACCGACAACGATATCGACGCCGTGGTGGACGCCACCCATCCCTTCGCCGGCACCATCTCGGCGCACGCGGTGGCCGCGGCCCGGTCGGTGGGAGTGCCCATTCTGCATCTGCGGCGCCCCGGATGGTCGCCCGAGCCGGGCGATCGATGGATCCGGGTCCCGGATCTGACCGCGGCCGCTCGCGCGGCGGCGGAGCACGGCCGGATATTCCTCACCATCGGCCGCCAGGGTGTCGCCCACTTCGCCGGCCTGAGTGAGTCCTGGTTTCTCATCCGCGCCATCGACCCGCCCGCCGGACCCGTTCCGCCGCGACATCGACTGCTGCTGTCCCGCGGGCCGTTCACCGTGGCGCGGGAACTCGAGCTGCTGCGCGAGCATCGGATCGACGCCCTCGTCACCAAGGACAGCGGCGGCGATCTCACGGTGGCCAAGCTGACCGCGGCTCGTGCGCACGATATCCCGGTGATCGTGGTCGACCGCCCTCCCACTCCCGAGGGCGCCGACCGGGCGGACACCGTCGCCGCGGCATGGGAGTGGTTGCGCGGGCGCTGA